One window of Paenibacillus sp. FSL K6-3182 genomic DNA carries:
- the uvrB gene encoding excinuclease ABC subunit UvrB has protein sequence MSELAKETRLFELKSDYTPQGDQPKAIEQLIEGIHAGKRHQTLLGATGTGKTYTIANMIEELNRPTLVIAHNKTLAAQLCSEFKTFFPDNAVEYFVSYYDYYQPEAYIPSTDTFIEKDSSINDEIDKLRHSATSSLFERRDVIIVASVSCIYGLGSPTEYGGLVLSLRVGMEKSRDAILHKLVDIQYQRNDISFTRGTFRVRGDIVEIFPVANNERAIRVELFGDEIERISEIDVLTGEIIGERDHIAIFPASHFVTQEETMKVALVNIERELEERLAELREAGKLLEAQRLEQRTRYDLEMMAEMGFCSGIENYSGPLTFRERGATPYTLLDYFPDDMVIVIDESHVSLPQIRAMYNGDRARKEMLVNHGFRLPSAMDNRPLRFEEFEAKAKQLVYVSATPGPYEIEHTDKMIEQIIRPTGLIDPIIDVRPTKGQIDDLLNEIRDRIAKDERVLVTTLTKKMSEDLTDYMKEIGIKVRYLHSDIKTLERLAILRDLRLGVFHVLIGINLLREGLDLPEVSLVTILDADKEGFLRSDRALIQTIGRAARNSEGRVIMYGDNITDSMDRAIKETERRRTIQLAYNEKHGVTPQTIKKKVHDVIEATKVAEQKADYLTGAGVDKMTKKDRLALVQRLEAEMKDAAKNLQFERAAELRDALLELRAEMG, from the coding sequence GTGAGTGAGCTCGCAAAAGAAACAAGGCTGTTTGAGTTAAAATCGGATTATACGCCGCAAGGCGATCAACCAAAGGCAATCGAACAGCTTATAGAAGGTATTCATGCAGGAAAGAGACATCAGACGCTTCTGGGAGCAACGGGTACAGGCAAGACGTACACAATCGCGAACATGATCGAGGAGCTAAACCGACCAACGCTTGTAATTGCCCATAATAAGACGCTGGCAGCACAGCTGTGCAGTGAGTTCAAAACTTTTTTCCCTGACAATGCAGTAGAGTATTTTGTGAGCTACTATGATTATTATCAGCCTGAAGCATACATCCCTTCAACCGATACCTTTATAGAGAAGGACTCCAGCATAAACGATGAGATCGATAAGCTTCGACATTCAGCGACGAGCTCTTTGTTTGAACGCCGTGATGTGATCATCGTAGCGAGCGTTTCCTGTATTTACGGTCTCGGATCTCCGACGGAATACGGCGGCCTCGTGCTTTCGCTCCGTGTAGGGATGGAGAAGTCGCGGGATGCGATTCTGCATAAGCTGGTCGATATTCAATATCAGCGCAACGATATCAGCTTTACGCGCGGAACGTTCCGTGTTCGCGGCGACATTGTTGAGATCTTCCCAGTCGCCAATAATGAGCGGGCTATTCGTGTAGAGCTCTTTGGTGATGAGATTGAGCGCATTTCAGAGATTGATGTGCTCACCGGCGAAATCATTGGCGAACGCGATCATATTGCCATTTTTCCTGCTTCTCACTTCGTTACACAAGAAGAGACGATGAAGGTAGCACTCGTCAATATTGAGAGGGAGCTGGAGGAACGACTCGCCGAGCTCCGCGAAGCAGGCAAGCTGCTCGAAGCACAGCGGCTGGAGCAGCGGACGCGCTATGACTTGGAAATGATGGCGGAGATGGGCTTTTGCTCAGGCATTGAGAACTATTCGGGGCCGCTCACTTTTAGAGAGCGCGGGGCAACGCCTTATACGCTGCTTGATTATTTCCCTGATGATATGGTTATTGTTATTGATGAGTCCCATGTGTCGCTACCACAGATTCGAGCGATGTACAATGGTGACCGGGCGCGTAAAGAGATGCTCGTTAATCATGGCTTCCGCCTTCCGTCAGCGATGGATAACAGGCCGCTGCGCTTCGAGGAGTTCGAGGCGAAGGCCAAGCAGCTCGTTTATGTATCCGCAACGCCAGGTCCATACGAGATAGAGCACACCGACAAAATGATCGAACAAATTATTCGTCCTACTGGGCTGATTGATCCGATTATTGATGTCCGCCCAACGAAGGGACAAATCGATGACTTGCTGAACGAGATTCGGGATCGCATTGCGAAGGATGAACGGGTTCTTGTTACAACGCTGACGAAGAAGATGTCAGAGGATTTAACTGATTATATGAAGGAGATAGGCATTAAGGTAAGATATCTCCATTCCGATATTAAGACGTTGGAGCGATTGGCCATATTGCGTGACCTTAGGCTCGGCGTTTTCCACGTGCTCATTGGAATCAACCTGCTTCGAGAGGGCCTCGATTTGCCTGAGGTATCGCTCGTTACGATTCTCGATGCGGACAAAGAAGGTTTCCTTCGCTCGGATCGCGCGCTTATTCAAACGATTGGACGTGCGGCGAGAAACAGTGAGGGGCGCGTCATCATGTACGGTGATAATATTACCGATTCTATGGATCGCGCGATCAAAGAAACAGAGCGCCGCCGTACAATTCAGCTTGCATACAACGAGAAACACGGTGTTACGCCGCAAACGATAAAGAAAAAGGTTCACGATGTAATTGAAGCGACGAAGGTAGCTGAGCAGAAAGCCGACTACTTAACCGGTGCCGGCGTGGACAAAATGACGAAGAAAGACCGTCTGGCGCTTGTTCAAAGGCTGGAAGCGGAAATGAAAGACGCAGCAAAAAACTTGCAGTTCGAACGTGCAGCAGAGCTGCGGGATGCACTGCTTGAACTGCGTGCCGAGATGGGCTAA